The following proteins are co-located in the Chloroflexota bacterium genome:
- a CDS encoding PAC2 family protein: MAELIHFWEQPKTPPAVMIAGWYQWADAGNISSGLPEYLIKHGDARRIGEINPDGFYLFQIPGTHHFLRPEVTLKDGQIAAMEHRSNNIYFSDQVNNGMAIFLGEEPHLDADRYAQAFLDAAEALGVKRIAAVAGVYGSMPYDRERDVSCVFSLPAMQEQLADYSVRFSEYQGGATIGTFIVDLAKQRGIEMVIFYAYVPAYDFSDQDEMVQGVRIDNDFKAWYELLRRINRLYDLRMDLSQLEQYADDLVASMADKIADLDRMMPELKVRDFMKKVDEEFTEKPYMPLDDIWEEELGDLLAGFDNGDNKED, translated from the coding sequence ATGGCCGAGTTGATTCATTTCTGGGAACAACCGAAAACACCACCGGCCGTGATGATTGCTGGCTGGTACCAATGGGCCGACGCGGGAAACATCTCCTCTGGCCTGCCCGAATACCTGATCAAACATGGCGATGCCAGGCGAATCGGTGAGATAAACCCCGACGGTTTTTACCTTTTTCAGATTCCAGGTACCCATCACTTCCTGCGGCCGGAGGTCACTCTTAAGGATGGCCAGATCGCCGCCATGGAACATCGAAGCAACAATATCTATTTCAGCGATCAGGTGAACAATGGCATGGCCATCTTCCTGGGTGAGGAACCCCACCTCGATGCCGACCGCTACGCCCAGGCATTCCTGGATGCTGCCGAGGCCCTGGGGGTGAAGCGCATCGCCGCAGTAGCAGGTGTCTATGGCTCAATGCCCTACGACAGGGAGAGAGATGTCTCCTGCGTCTTTAGCCTGCCTGCCATGCAAGAGCAATTGGCTGATTATTCCGTTAGATTCTCTGAATATCAGGGCGGCGCGACCATTGGCACCTTCATTGTCGATCTGGCCAAACAAAGGGGGATCGAAATGGTGATCTTTTACGCCTACGTCCCCGCTTACGACTTTTCCGATCAGGATGAGATGGTGCAGGGTGTCCGGATCGACAATGACTTCAAAGCCTGGTATGAGCTTCTCAGGCGCATCAATCGTCTGTATGACCTGAGAATGGACCTGTCTCAACTGGAGCAATATGCCGACGACCTGGTTGCTTCCATGGCAGACAAGATCGCCGACCTGGACCGCATGATGCCCGAATTGAAGGTCCGGGACTTCATGAAAAAGGTCGACGAGGAATTCACCGAAAAACCCTACATGCCCCTGGACGATATCTGGGAAGAAGAGTTGGGAGATCTGCTGGCCGGTTTCGACAACGGGGATAACAAAGAAGACTGA
- a CDS encoding ribose ABC transporter permease produces MGNSSFQLTGVLRRFSVLIIFMVICLVFVVLSPDFRTRSNLINVALQTSMIAIVAIGMTFTMLTAGIDLSVGSVMALAGVLAAGLAVNQGLGTVPGIALALLAGAALGGINGLMIVKGGMPPFVATLAMLAIARGLTLVYTEGRPIAGLDELFIWLGNGKILGIPVPVVIMIVLAVVAWIILRHTRFGLHVYATGGNEETARLAGIPTQRVILAVYVICGFTAALGGVLLTARLWSAQPNAAVGWELDAIAAPVLGGTSLFGGVGGIGGTLVGAFIIGVLSNGLNLMGVPSYSQQVIKGVIFILAVMLDLFSKRRR; encoded by the coding sequence ATGGGCAATAGCTCTTTTCAACTGACGGGCGTGCTTCGCCGCTTCAGCGTTTTGATCATCTTCATGGTGATCTGCCTGGTTTTTGTTGTTCTTTCGCCTGATTTCCGCACCCGTTCGAACCTGATCAACGTGGCGCTGCAGACCTCGATGATCGCCATCGTTGCAATCGGCATGACCTTCACCATGCTTACGGCTGGAATCGATCTTTCTGTGGGCTCGGTGATGGCGCTGGCGGGGGTCCTGGCCGCCGGACTGGCGGTGAATCAGGGGCTGGGCACGGTTCCCGGGATCGCCCTGGCTTTGCTGGCGGGCGCGGCATTGGGAGGCATCAATGGTCTTATGATCGTCAAGGGGGGCATGCCACCTTTTGTGGCAACCCTGGCCATGCTGGCAATTGCCCGGGGACTCACGCTGGTGTATACCGAAGGCCGGCCCATTGCCGGACTGGATGAGCTTTTCATCTGGTTGGGAAACGGCAAAATCCTTGGAATCCCCGTGCCGGTGGTCATCATGATCGTGCTGGCCGTGGTGGCGTGGATCATCCTGCGCCATACCCGTTTTGGCCTGCATGTGTATGCCACTGGAGGCAACGAGGAGACGGCCCGCTTGGCAGGAATCCCGACGCAGCGGGTCATTCTGGCCGTGTATGTGATATGTGGTTTCACCGCGGCGTTAGGGGGTGTGCTATTGACGGCACGCCTGTGGTCTGCTCAGCCCAACGCAGCCGTGGGCTGGGAACTGGACGCGATTGCCGCGCCGGTGCTGGGTGGCACCAGCCTCTTCGGCGGGGTCGGCGGAATCGGGGGCACGCTGGTAGGCGCGTTTATTATCGGGGTATTGTCCAATGGCCTCAATCTGATGGGAGTGCCATCTTATTCCCAACAGGTCATCAAAGGTGTGATATTTATCCTGGCTGTAATGCTCGACCTGTTCAGCAAGCGCCGGAGGTAG
- a CDS encoding CDP-alcohol phosphatidyltransferase family protein, which translates to MSKMKPHERVNDILLGPLERPALQWFAAHMPAWVTPDVLTIIGTIGAFIIAISYWLSRSNPAWFWVASLGLFINWFGDSLDGTLARYRNIRRPKYGFFVDHTVDAFNEMVVILGLGLTLFIRFDFAAMALIGYLLMSVLVYVTTYVDGVFKISYGRFGPTEMRALLVILNALMFFLGAIWFTLPVIGMISIYDVLVGLVATALIIVFVVSSYRKARELALEDPPPKVP; encoded by the coding sequence ATGTCAAAGATGAAGCCCCACGAAAGGGTCAATGATATTCTGCTTGGGCCACTGGAACGGCCTGCCCTGCAGTGGTTTGCCGCTCACATGCCAGCCTGGGTCACTCCCGATGTTCTGACGATTATCGGCACGATTGGCGCGTTCATTATTGCCATCAGCTACTGGCTGAGTCGCAGCAACCCTGCCTGGTTCTGGGTGGCCAGCCTGGGCCTTTTCATCAATTGGTTCGGTGACAGCCTGGATGGCACCCTGGCACGCTATCGCAACATCCGGCGGCCAAAATATGGCTTCTTCGTCGATCATACTGTGGACGCCTTCAACGAGATGGTGGTCATCCTTGGCCTGGGGCTGACCCTCTTTATCCGATTCGACTTCGCAGCCATGGCCCTTATCGGATACCTGCTCATGTCGGTGTTGGTCTATGTCACGACCTACGTGGATGGCGTCTTTAAAATCTCCTATGGCAGGTTCGGCCCGACAGAGATGCGGGCATTGCTGGTCATCCTCAATGCCCTGATGTTCTTCCTTGGTGCGATCTGGTTTACGCTTCCGGTCATCGGGATGATCTCCATCTATGATGTCCTGGTCGGCCTTGTGGCAACCGCCCTGATTATCGTATTCGTTGTATCATCCTATCGAAAAGCGCGGGAGCTTGCCCTTGAAGATCCCCCACCAAAGGTTCCATAA